A region from the Oceanidesulfovibrio marinus genome encodes:
- a CDS encoding universal stress protein → MKTTRLPSIGSILYATDLSENAINALGYAVSLAQGYKAKLTVLYVVPDMWEELAQQAGLNLPGYDGLSEWEELSEGQRSGAEQALKERIAEFCEHVEHCPVESSDVQVKSGRPATAILEQIEEGDYSMVVLGSHGQDMITDLLLGSVASEVVRKSPIPVLLVPLEEDELS, encoded by the coding sequence ATGAAAACGACACGCTTGCCGTCTATCGGCTCCATTCTGTACGCTACCGATCTGTCGGAGAATGCCATCAACGCCTTGGGCTATGCGGTTTCTCTCGCGCAGGGCTACAAGGCGAAGCTGACCGTGCTCTACGTCGTGCCGGACATGTGGGAGGAGCTGGCCCAGCAGGCCGGGCTGAACCTGCCGGGATATGACGGATTGTCCGAGTGGGAGGAGCTTTCCGAAGGCCAGCGCTCCGGCGCCGAGCAGGCGCTGAAGGAGCGAATCGCCGAGTTTTGCGAGCATGTGGAGCACTGCCCGGTGGAGAGTTCTGACGTGCAGGTGAAGAGCGGCCGCCCGGCCACAGCCATTCTCGAACAGATCGAGGAGGGCGACTACTCCATGGTGGTGCTGGGGTCGCACGGCCAGGACATGATTACCGACCTGCTGCTGGGCAGCGTGGCCTCGGAAGTGGTGCGCAAGTCGCCCATACCGGTGCTGCTGGTGCCACTGGAGGAGGACGAGCTCAGCTAG
- a CDS encoding cupin domain-containing protein has protein sequence MFFDISKLTQLKAPASEERFAKLIFDNRVIKEAPLSMAYFTFKPGQIGPRHVHQSEVEVYLCTKGKGMVLIEDEPHVLTPDTLLYIPPRMFHETRNIGDGNFEFYAIFGPMVNFDNIRAWEEVS, from the coding sequence ATGTTTTTCGATATCTCGAAACTGACCCAGCTCAAGGCTCCGGCCTCTGAAGAGAGGTTCGCAAAGCTCATCTTCGACAACAGGGTTATCAAAGAGGCCCCGTTGAGCATGGCATACTTCACGTTCAAGCCCGGCCAGATTGGCCCCCGCCACGTGCACCAGTCCGAAGTGGAGGTCTACCTGTGCACAAAGGGCAAGGGCATGGTCCTCATCGAAGACGAGCCACATGTGCTCACGCCCGATACACTACTCTACATCCCGCCCAGAATGTTTCATGAAACCAGGAACATCGGCGATGGAAACTTCGAGTTCTACGCAATTTTCGGCCCCATGGTGAACTTCGACAACATCCGCGCGTGGGAGGAAGTTTCCTAA
- a CDS encoding MFS transporter has product MTDQQEQIDTAGPSQEQGTEAAPADKGPSAALVVVFAIAIGSLVANLYIAQPIISSIAPALGITPDMAGLVVSVTQVGYGLGLFLLVSLADLVENRALVFITLGGAVAGLFVAATATSAPLFFAASFLVGISSTGAQVLLPYIVQLAPMERRGRVVGNVMAGLLSGVMLARPASLFVAGAFGWRAVFWGSGGLMLVVGLVLTRAMPRYMPQGGVSYGRILLTMLRLVRDNASLRRRSVYQGLLFCAFNIFWTTVPILLGEQFGMGEYGIGLFALAGAGGALAAPMAGRLADKGYSRSATFWSLLLLGLAFLGMGWAGAARIMLVMVLLTVLLDAAVQTNQIVSQRIIFSVPAEIRGRANAIYMTMFFAGGALGSVLGTIFYHHYGWAGVTWAGCGISALTLLLFATERRSG; this is encoded by the coding sequence ATGACCGACCAACAAGAACAGATCGATACAGCAGGGCCGAGCCAGGAACAGGGCACGGAGGCTGCGCCCGCGGACAAAGGGCCATCCGCCGCACTTGTCGTTGTCTTCGCCATCGCCATCGGATCGCTGGTGGCAAACCTCTACATAGCCCAGCCTATCATCTCCTCCATCGCCCCGGCGCTGGGCATCACGCCGGACATGGCAGGCCTGGTGGTCAGCGTGACCCAGGTGGGATACGGCCTCGGGCTGTTTCTGCTCGTCTCCCTGGCCGACCTTGTGGAGAACAGGGCGCTGGTCTTCATCACTCTGGGCGGGGCCGTCGCTGGGCTGTTCGTGGCCGCCACGGCGACCTCGGCTCCGTTGTTTTTCGCCGCTTCGTTTCTGGTAGGCATCTCCTCCACCGGGGCCCAGGTGCTGCTGCCATACATTGTCCAGCTTGCGCCCATGGAGCGGCGGGGCCGCGTTGTGGGCAACGTGATGGCCGGCCTGCTCTCGGGCGTCATGCTCGCCCGGCCTGCTTCCCTGTTCGTGGCAGGAGCCTTTGGCTGGAGGGCGGTCTTCTGGGGATCGGGCGGTCTGATGCTGGTGGTCGGGCTGGTGCTCACCCGGGCCATGCCGCGGTACATGCCCCAGGGCGGCGTGAGCTATGGCAGGATTCTGCTGACCATGCTCCGGCTGGTGCGGGACAATGCGTCTCTGCGGCGGCGTTCGGTCTACCAGGGGTTGCTGTTCTGCGCCTTCAACATTTTCTGGACAACGGTGCCGATCCTGCTGGGCGAGCAGTTCGGCATGGGCGAATACGGCATCGGCCTGTTCGCCCTGGCAGGCGCCGGTGGGGCGCTGGCAGCGCCCATGGCTGGCCGGCTGGCCGACAAGGGCTACAGCCGTTCCGCCACGTTCTGGTCCCTGCTGCTGCTCGGGCTGGCCTTCCTCGGTATGGGCTGGGCCGGCGCGGCCAGGATCATGCTGGTCATGGTCCTGCTGACCGTATTGCTCGACGCCGCCGTGCAGACCAACCAGATCGTCAGCCAGCGCATCATCTTCTCGGTCCCGGCGGAAATTCGCGGCCGGGCCAACGCCATCTACATGACGATGTTCTTTGCCGGGGGCGCGTTGGGCTCCGTGCTGGGCACCATTTTCTATCACCACTACGGTTGGGCCGGCGTGACCTGGGCCGGATGCGGCATCAGCGCGCTCACGTTGCTGCTGTTTGCAACAGAAAGGCGTAGCGGGTAG
- a CDS encoding DHA2 family efflux MFS transporter permease subunit, with protein sequence MNAYRDPESLSPGERWTIAVTVMFGAFMAVMDTSVVNVSMAHMMGSFGADLSSITWVATSYSIAEIIMVTMSGWWSSLIGRKTLYLASFAIFTIGSILCGTATTFEQMICYRILQGIGGGALIPVSQAILRETFPPQQQGMAMAIYGMGVVLAPALGPTLGGWLTDVYGWPWVFFINVPVCILAMMLTSRFVHDPPYLRRGVQSIDWLGIIFLTVCLTGMQIILERGQEENWFESNQIIVGTIITVASFVGLIVWELRHPAPVVNLRVLKDRNLTLGSTMGLIFGISLFGTTFILPQFTQQLLGYPAFESGMALAPRAITLLLMMPIAGWLYQRIGAKPLVLGGIFFIVWSYYDLMQLNLNAGIADLILPLLIMGVGMPFMFVPLSTVSLSSISRSDVTDASSIYTLSRRVGGNIGYALVATLLDSRIQVHRVYMGEHINSFNAATEAFRNTLINALRSLGIDPLDASHLSIGMLENILRRQTTMLAYNDISFICGAMFLVLIPLVFFLPSRKKILAIAARK encoded by the coding sequence ATGAACGCATATCGGGACCCCGAGTCCTTATCACCCGGTGAGCGCTGGACCATCGCCGTCACTGTCATGTTCGGCGCGTTCATGGCGGTTATGGACACCAGCGTGGTCAACGTGTCCATGGCCCACATGATGGGCAGCTTCGGTGCGGACCTCTCCTCCATCACCTGGGTCGCCACCAGCTACAGCATCGCCGAGATCATCATGGTGACCATGTCAGGCTGGTGGAGCTCGCTCATCGGGCGCAAGACGCTCTACCTTGCGTCCTTCGCCATCTTCACCATCGGCTCCATCCTCTGCGGCACGGCCACCACCTTCGAGCAGATGATCTGCTACCGCATTCTCCAGGGCATAGGCGGCGGCGCGCTCATTCCCGTATCCCAGGCCATCCTGCGCGAGACCTTCCCCCCGCAGCAGCAGGGCATGGCCATGGCCATCTATGGTATGGGCGTGGTGCTGGCCCCGGCCCTGGGCCCCACCCTCGGGGGCTGGCTCACCGACGTGTACGGCTGGCCGTGGGTCTTCTTCATCAACGTACCTGTCTGCATCCTGGCCATGATGCTCACCAGCCGCTTCGTGCACGACCCGCCGTACCTCCGCCGTGGCGTGCAGTCCATCGACTGGCTCGGCATCATCTTCCTCACTGTCTGCCTGACCGGCATGCAGATCATACTGGAGCGCGGTCAGGAGGAGAACTGGTTCGAGTCCAACCAGATCATCGTCGGCACGATCATCACGGTTGCTTCCTTTGTGGGCCTCATCGTCTGGGAGCTGCGACACCCCGCGCCGGTGGTGAACCTGCGCGTGCTGAAGGACAGGAACCTGACCCTCGGCTCAACCATGGGTCTGATCTTCGGCATCTCGCTCTTCGGGACCACGTTCATCCTGCCGCAGTTCACGCAGCAACTTCTGGGCTACCCGGCCTTCGAGTCGGGCATGGCCCTGGCGCCGCGCGCCATCACGCTGCTTTTGATGATGCCCATTGCCGGATGGCTGTACCAGCGCATCGGGGCCAAGCCCCTGGTCCTGGGGGGCATCTTCTTCATTGTCTGGTCCTACTACGACCTGATGCAGCTCAACCTGAACGCCGGGATCGCCGACCTGATCCTTCCCCTGCTGATCATGGGCGTGGGCATGCCCTTCATGTTCGTGCCTCTGAGCACGGTATCGCTCAGCAGCATTTCCAGAAGCGACGTCACCGATGCGTCGAGCATCTACACGCTCTCGCGACGGGTGGGCGGCAACATAGGCTACGCCCTGGTCGCCACGCTGCTGGACTCGCGGATTCAGGTCCACCGGGTCTACATGGGCGAGCACATCAACTCGTTCAACGCGGCTACGGAAGCCTTCCGCAACACGCTGATCAACGCCTTGCGCTCCCTGGGCATCGACCCACTCGACGCCTCGCACCTGTCCATCGGCATGCTGGAGAACATCCTGCGCCGGCAGACGACCATGCTCGCCTACAACGACATTTCCTTTATCTGCGGGGCCATGTTCCTCGTGCTCATCCCGCTGGTCTTCTTCCTCCCCAGCAGAAAAAAAATTCTGGCCATCGCTGCCAGGAAGTAA
- a CDS encoding ABC transporter substrate-binding protein has translation MKRLIQIFALVVALIVVASPIAMAKDSIRTSGQPCLHGLPIWMALDEGWDTPVDFTFTLFPSGAPQVEAMAAGEWDCGAMGTVPTLMASLRYGAKLIAVSNEEGETNDLWVRPDSPLLKTKGANPKYPDIYGTKEDWKGKKILATTVSTGHFALSATLKALGLSDEDVDIVHIEQGQAITAFSSGEGDIVQLWAPFSYIAESKGWKKVSSGKRAGIKIPGGVVVRKEFAEEHPDLVVAWLDTYMAGLDKMRTEKAAAEKELDKYFTDYCGLKLPADALKNEFNLRPIYTVDEQIDILESPDKLPAWMKAISQFFVDQDRIDKSEQEEYLEANCYIDSSFMREVAKLRAARK, from the coding sequence ATGAAACGGCTGATCCAGATTTTCGCCCTCGTCGTCGCCTTGATCGTTGTTGCCAGCCCCATTGCAATGGCAAAAGACTCAATCCGCACCAGTGGCCAGCCCTGTCTGCACGGTCTGCCCATTTGGATGGCCCTTGATGAAGGATGGGATACTCCTGTTGACTTCACCTTCACCCTGTTCCCCTCCGGCGCTCCCCAGGTGGAGGCCATGGCCGCCGGCGAATGGGACTGCGGCGCCATGGGCACCGTCCCCACCCTCATGGCGAGCCTGCGATACGGCGCCAAGCTCATCGCCGTTTCCAACGAGGAAGGCGAGACCAACGACCTGTGGGTGCGGCCCGACTCTCCACTGCTGAAGACCAAAGGCGCGAACCCCAAGTATCCGGACATCTACGGCACCAAGGAAGATTGGAAAGGCAAGAAGATACTCGCCACCACCGTGTCCACCGGCCACTTCGCCCTGAGCGCCACGCTCAAGGCCCTCGGCCTCTCTGACGAAGACGTCGACATCGTTCATATCGAGCAGGGCCAGGCCATCACGGCATTCTCCTCCGGCGAGGGCGACATCGTGCAGCTCTGGGCTCCCTTCAGCTACATCGCCGAGTCCAAGGGCTGGAAAAAGGTTTCCTCGGGCAAGCGCGCCGGCATCAAGATCCCCGGCGGCGTCGTTGTGCGCAAGGAGTTTGCCGAAGAGCATCCCGACCTGGTCGTCGCTTGGCTCGACACCTACATGGCGGGCCTCGACAAGATGCGCACCGAAAAAGCGGCCGCAGAGAAGGAGCTGGACAAGTACTTCACCGATTACTGCGGTCTGAAGCTGCCTGCCGACGCCCTCAAGAACGAGTTCAACCTGCGCCCCATCTACACCGTGGACGAACAGATCGACATCCTGGAGTCCCCGGACAAGCTCCCTGCGTGGATGAAAGCCATCTCCCAGTTTTTTGTGGACCAGGACCGCATCGATAAGTCTGAACAGGAAGAGTACCTGGAAGCCAACTGCTACATCGACTCCAGCTTTATGCGCGAGGTCGCCAAGCTCAGGGCTGCGCGCAAGTAA
- a CDS encoding ABC transporter permease: protein MKNPSTKVSAWWKEYWISVLSLFVFLLVWELVCRTGLMSRHQLVPPSKVFIVFIKKWYTKSPDGALLFDHIKTSLTLALTGFGAAVLIGTPLGLVMGWWKSVNLLVRPIFDAIRPIPPIAWIPIAILWLGIDIEAKAFIIWLAAFVPCVINSYTGIRLTNPVLIRVAQIYGASNVETFWKIGVPSAIPMVFTGIKLSLNAAWTTLVAAELLAASQGLGYMIQMGRRLARPDIIIVGMLTIGLTGALMSYLLSKAEQRFASSRSLSD from the coding sequence ATGAAGAATCCGTCAACAAAAGTATCCGCCTGGTGGAAGGAGTACTGGATCTCGGTGCTCAGCCTGTTCGTCTTCCTCCTCGTGTGGGAGCTGGTATGCCGAACAGGCCTGATGAGCCGGCACCAGCTGGTTCCGCCCAGCAAAGTTTTCATCGTGTTCATCAAGAAGTGGTACACAAAGTCCCCGGATGGGGCCCTCTTGTTCGACCACATCAAGACCAGTTTGACCCTCGCTTTAACGGGCTTTGGCGCCGCCGTGCTCATCGGCACGCCTCTCGGGCTGGTCATGGGCTGGTGGAAGTCGGTCAACCTGCTCGTCCGGCCCATATTCGACGCCATCCGCCCCATCCCGCCCATTGCCTGGATTCCCATCGCCATCCTCTGGCTGGGCATCGACATAGAGGCCAAGGCCTTCATCATCTGGCTGGCCGCATTCGTCCCCTGCGTCATCAACTCCTATACCGGCATCCGGCTGACCAACCCGGTGCTCATCCGGGTCGCGCAGATATACGGCGCATCCAATGTGGAGACGTTCTGGAAAATAGGGGTGCCCTCGGCCATTCCCATGGTTTTTACCGGCATCAAGCTTTCCCTGAACGCCGCCTGGACGACCCTTGTTGCTGCGGAGCTGCTCGCTGCGAGCCAGGGGCTTGGCTACATGATCCAGATGGGCCGCCGCCTTGCCAGGCCGGACATCATCATTGTCGGCATGCTGACCATCGGCCTGACAGGAGCGCTCATGTCGTATCTGCTCTCCAAGGCCGAACAGCGCTTCGCCTCGTCGAGAAGCCTGTCAGACTAG
- a CDS encoding sigma-54 interaction domain-containing protein gives MDYFAVLSENLEVILNHIDDGIYISDKFGNTVWVNDVYEEVTGLTRSEVMHKNLYDLQREGLFSVVLNPEVVRTKKRVQAAVQLKNGNHVVINAKPILDKNGDVELVIAFNRDATHINKLNTLIQDQEELISSVTQHIATIQGALTPETQPIVGDARSKEAIELLRRISKSGANFLLLGETGVGKDVFARAAHKYSPRHEAIFLKVNCGGIADQLVESELFGYAPGSFSGADPRGKMGYFEAANGGTIFLDEIGELPLNLQSRLLWVLQDKEIVRVGANDPIKVDVRIIAATNKDLEEEVRQGRFREDLFYRLNVASITVPPLRKRPTDIVLLLDHYIGYYNKQYGKQIALSEDVLDQLQLYAWPGNVRELKNFIENAIITSKYHTISMREIPDHMKANAPADIGDVDVPIKGNYKEMVANFEYALLTKAIREHGTVDRAAKALKMDRSTIFRKLGKVKKQS, from the coding sequence ATGGATTATTTCGCCGTCCTGTCCGAGAACCTCGAGGTCATCCTGAATCACATCGATGACGGCATCTATATCTCCGACAAGTTTGGAAATACTGTCTGGGTCAACGATGTGTACGAGGAAGTGACCGGCCTTACGCGCAGCGAGGTCATGCACAAGAATCTTTACGACTTGCAGCGCGAGGGGCTGTTCAGCGTCGTGCTCAATCCCGAGGTGGTGCGCACCAAGAAACGGGTGCAGGCGGCCGTGCAGCTCAAAAACGGCAACCACGTCGTCATCAATGCCAAGCCCATTCTGGACAAGAACGGCGATGTGGAGCTGGTCATCGCCTTCAACCGCGACGCAACGCACATCAACAAGCTCAACACGCTGATACAGGACCAGGAAGAGCTCATCAGCAGCGTCACCCAGCATATCGCCACCATCCAGGGGGCTCTGACTCCGGAAACGCAGCCTATTGTGGGCGATGCCCGCTCCAAGGAGGCCATTGAGCTATTGCGGCGCATCAGCAAGAGCGGTGCGAACTTTTTGCTGCTCGGCGAGACCGGCGTGGGCAAGGACGTCTTTGCCCGTGCAGCGCACAAGTACAGCCCCCGGCACGAGGCCATTTTCCTCAAGGTGAACTGCGGCGGCATAGCCGACCAACTCGTGGAGTCCGAGCTCTTCGGTTATGCGCCGGGCTCTTTTTCCGGAGCCGACCCCCGCGGAAAGATGGGCTACTTCGAGGCGGCCAATGGCGGGACCATTTTCCTCGACGAGATCGGCGAGCTGCCGCTCAATCTGCAAAGCCGGCTGCTGTGGGTCCTGCAGGACAAGGAGATCGTCCGGGTGGGAGCCAACGACCCGATCAAGGTGGACGTGCGCATCATCGCCGCCACCAACAAGGATCTGGAAGAAGAGGTTCGGCAGGGAAGGTTCCGAGAGGACCTCTTCTACCGCCTCAATGTCGCCAGCATAACGGTTCCTCCCTTGCGCAAACGGCCCACGGACATCGTCCTGCTGCTGGACCATTACATCGGGTACTACAACAAACAGTACGGCAAGCAGATTGCCCTGTCCGAGGATGTGCTGGACCAACTGCAACTATATGCATGGCCGGGCAATGTCCGGGAGCTCAAGAACTTCATCGAAAACGCAATTATCACGAGCAAGTATCACACCATATCCATGCGTGAAATTCCGGACCACATGAAGGCCAACGCCCCCGCAGACATCGGCGACGTCGATGTCCCTATTAAGGGAAACTACAAGGAGATGGTTGCCAACTTCGAGTACGCGCTGCTCACCAAAGCCATACGCGAGCATGGCACGGTAGACCGGGCGGCCAAGGCGCTGAAGATGGATCGCAGCACTATTTTTCGGAAGCTGGGCAAGGTGAAGAAACAGTCTTGA
- a CDS encoding flavodoxin — MSKALIVFGSTTGNTENVSETVEKVLKDGGVDVTLKNAADVSAQGLAEGYDAVLFGCSTWGDDEVELQEDFIPLYEDLDKAGLSGKKVAVYGCGDSSYTHFCGAVDAIEEKSSELGAKIVGAPLKIDGDPDDGEVGDWAKLILADIA; from the coding sequence ATGAGCAAAGCGCTTATCGTCTTTGGATCAACCACCGGCAACACGGAAAACGTTTCGGAAACTGTAGAGAAAGTTCTGAAGGATGGCGGCGTGGACGTGACTCTCAAGAACGCCGCCGATGTTTCAGCACAAGGGCTGGCCGAGGGGTATGACGCGGTCTTGTTCGGATGTTCGACCTGGGGCGACGACGAGGTTGAGCTGCAGGAAGACTTCATCCCCCTGTACGAAGATTTGGACAAGGCCGGGCTGAGCGGGAAGAAGGTCGCGGTCTATGGCTGTGGAGATTCCAGCTACACGCACTTTTGCGGCGCAGTGGACGCTATTGAAGAGAAATCCAGCGAGCTCGGCGCCAAAATCGTGGGCGCGCCGCTGAAGATCGATGGCGATCCTGACGACGGCGAAGTCGGCGATTGGGCCAAGCTGATCCTGGCGGATATCGCCTAG
- a CDS encoding ABC transporter ATP-binding protein gives MESKTDYHSRRDAKVQVDNLTKKYGDLLVLDDISFDIYKGELLCIVGPTGCGKTTFLNCLSRFIPMTRGDILVDGASADPQRHDMAFVFQEISTIPWLSVEDNIRFGLKIKKLPADEIEKRVESILALVGLQAVRKFMPKQLSSSMEQRVVIARNFALQPDLLLMDEPYGQLDIKLRYYLEDELIRIWKKLQSTVLFITHNIEEAVYMAERILVLSQKPAKIKEEIIVDLPRPRQFDDPAFVEIREHVTESIKWW, from the coding sequence ATGGAAAGCAAAACTGATTATCACTCCAGGCGTGATGCCAAAGTCCAGGTGGACAACCTGACCAAGAAGTACGGCGACTTGCTCGTACTCGATGACATCTCGTTTGATATCTACAAGGGCGAGCTCCTGTGCATTGTCGGCCCCACGGGGTGCGGAAAGACAACCTTCCTCAACTGTCTTTCGAGGTTCATTCCCATGACCAGAGGCGACATTCTGGTGGACGGCGCCTCGGCCGATCCCCAGAGGCACGACATGGCGTTCGTGTTCCAGGAGATTTCAACCATCCCCTGGCTCAGTGTCGAGGACAACATCCGCTTCGGGCTCAAAATCAAGAAGCTGCCCGCTGATGAGATCGAAAAACGGGTGGAATCGATCCTCGCCCTGGTGGGTCTGCAGGCCGTGCGCAAGTTCATGCCCAAGCAGCTGTCATCCAGCATGGAGCAGCGCGTGGTCATCGCGCGCAACTTCGCTCTGCAACCCGATCTGTTGCTCATGGACGAACCCTACGGACAACTGGACATCAAGCTGCGCTACTACCTTGAAGACGAGCTGATCCGCATCTGGAAAAAGCTCCAAAGCACCGTACTTTTCATCACCCACAACATCGAAGAGGCAGTGTATATGGCCGAACGCATTCTGGTGCTCTCCCAGAAGCCCGCGAAGATCAAGGAAGAGATTATTGTGGATCTGCCGCGGCCCCGCCAGTTTGACGACCCCGCATTCGTCGAGATCAGGGAACACGTCACGGAAAGCATCAAGTGGTGGTAA
- a CDS encoding ABC transporter ATP-binding protein has translation MEKRTSVKIQLEHVSKSFDGVEGRVKVLDDISMQVADKEFVVLLGPGQCGKTTLLNTIAGINRPNSGTIQVDGKAVSDPGPDRGMVFQKYVLFPWKTVLNNVAFGLYIQGVGRSEREAAARKYIDLVGLNGFENAYPHQLSGGMKQRVGIARAYTNNPKVLLMDEPFGALDAQTRYAMEEEVINIWDQEKRTVIFVTNNIEEAIYLGDRVIVMSKLPGTIKKEFVIEEPRPRNYTDHFFLSMRKEISEYTDFAL, from the coding sequence GTGGAGAAGAGAACTTCAGTAAAGATCCAGCTCGAGCACGTCTCCAAGAGCTTCGATGGGGTCGAAGGACGCGTCAAGGTCTTGGACGACATCTCGATGCAGGTTGCGGATAAGGAATTCGTCGTGTTGCTGGGCCCCGGGCAATGCGGCAAGACAACCCTCCTGAACACCATCGCGGGGATCAACCGGCCCAACTCCGGCACCATCCAGGTCGACGGAAAAGCCGTGAGCGATCCCGGCCCGGACAGGGGAATGGTCTTCCAGAAGTACGTGCTGTTCCCCTGGAAAACCGTTCTGAACAACGTGGCGTTTGGTTTGTATATCCAGGGTGTTGGACGGAGCGAACGCGAGGCGGCCGCCAGGAAGTACATCGATCTCGTGGGCCTCAACGGCTTCGAGAACGCCTACCCGCACCAGCTGTCCGGCGGCATGAAGCAGCGCGTGGGCATTGCCCGCGCCTACACCAACAACCCCAAGGTGCTGCTCATGGACGAGCCGTTCGGTGCGCTGGACGCCCAGACCCGGTACGCCATGGAGGAAGAGGTCATCAACATCTGGGACCAGGAGAAGCGGACGGTCATCTTCGTGACCAACAACATCGAAGAGGCCATCTATCTGGGCGATCGCGTCATTGTCATGTCCAAGCTGCCCGGCACCATCAAGAAGGAGTTCGTGATCGAAGAGCCGCGACCACGCAACTATACGGACCACTTCTTCCTGAGCATGCGCAAGGAAATCTCCGAGTACACGGACTTCGCTCTGTAG
- a CDS encoding ABC transporter permease, with protein sequence MLALGVFVLLWGVIAAIANSEAIPSPAAVFREGVVMFSGKIGGNTMWAHAYYSMRRVIIAFLLAAATGLPLGIMMGWNKTFDKVVSPIFELLRPIPPIAWIPIAILWLGIGEGPKIFICYVGAFVIFVLNSYTGMRYTDTQLIDAARTYGASRREQLFHVAIPASLPSVFAGMQNALSMAWMCVLAAELVGAREGVGFIIIQGMNLDNPPMIVVGMITIGIIGILLAVSLRWLERILCPWRRELQ encoded by the coding sequence GTGCTCGCGCTCGGAGTCTTTGTGCTGCTCTGGGGCGTCATCGCCGCCATCGCGAACAGCGAGGCCATCCCCTCCCCCGCCGCCGTGTTCCGCGAGGGCGTCGTCATGTTCTCGGGCAAGATCGGCGGCAACACCATGTGGGCGCACGCCTACTACTCCATGCGGCGCGTTATCATCGCGTTCCTTCTGGCCGCGGCCACCGGCCTGCCCCTGGGCATCATGATGGGCTGGAACAAGACTTTCGACAAGGTCGTCAGCCCGATCTTCGAGCTGCTGCGTCCCATCCCGCCCATCGCGTGGATACCCATCGCCATCCTCTGGCTGGGCATCGGCGAAGGCCCCAAGATCTTTATCTGCTACGTGGGCGCATTCGTCATCTTCGTCCTGAACTCCTACACGGGCATGCGCTACACGGACACCCAGCTCATCGATGCGGCCCGGACATACGGCGCCAGCCGCCGGGAGCAGCTCTTCCACGTGGCCATACCGGCCAGCCTGCCCTCGGTTTTCGCGGGCATGCAGAACGCCCTCAGCATGGCCTGGATGTGCGTGCTGGCTGCAGAGCTGGTGGGCGCCCGTGAAGGCGTCGGGTTCATCATCATCCAAGGCATGAACCTGGACAACCCGCCCATGATCGTCGTCGGCATGATCACCATCGGTATCATTGGAATATTACTCGCAGTCAGCCTTCGGTGGCTGGAAAGGATATTGTGCCCGTGGAGAAGAGAACTTCAGTAA